In Syngnathus scovelli strain Florida chromosome 11, RoL_Ssco_1.2, whole genome shotgun sequence, one DNA window encodes the following:
- the cast gene encoding calpastatin isoform X3, which translates to MGQILSWIRGTQETPTLQDVAVDEQSQHRQDTPKPAAQVSTTTPSQLEKASSGSAMASKSGGVTTAKGGSRSASTSIRTAGQGLPTAKPQTNTKPTVIDMSSAGSTVVNMTFSGTRGSPEMMSKTSPVSTRTSFTVATGTAATTAAANAALSTSKGSPQDRAKVHVEVRPKTETIGAKETPAIDPFDALASILPPADPVTPKQPIFTGPEVKEPDATSEKAPKCGEREETLPPGYRFENMAPLPADTRPKDVPKPLSTDEALESLSFGFMTSTVPTVPKMQEKKDKAAASSAAACYAAPSLAKKVDVPAPKVATQPPADKKAKMEVDNFSLESLIPPDQFEKTVCMGPPKLMQAEKASSDFSLKAGLDTKPNEGGSMSQSALGALSDMLPTSERKPEPTLRPEDIVSEKKHKEEDAVRVGERDDSIAPEYRFNEEELKKLPAPKPEPTLNTNEALDLLSGDLMTSSTVPTQKAEVPTFAPTVCVCPGAPEPPMASPLALDALSALSDTLPADAPRPEPPKLRPEDIVSEKKHKEEDAVLVGEREDSIAPEYRFNEEELKKRPAPKPEPSLNTNDALSFLSGDFTSSSAAPAQTKKTLTAQDLLTSTKSSGVHAPVPPTSRKAPQLSNCPPMLPPQGKPKTDEGDYMPLDALGALSDTLPASEPTPEPPKLRPEDIVSEAKHKEEEAVRVGEREDSIAPKYRFNEEELKNLPAPKPQPKMNTSEALDLLSCDLTASSAPAVQAPVLASSAAPVHSSADFALNALAEDFVPSSAAPKLKSAACAPTETASQFSAGDDGALDALSKTLITEITPAPQPAPVPAKDLVKEKKAVEERLIKMGERDDSLPPEYRPTEEDLKKMAEAKAIADAKPKMSMDDKTALDLLASDFNTSASSSVAAATELTPPVLDSKPLKKQHASEPPADNQLSGQLSSDVVVTSTKQGKKS; encoded by the exons AAGGCATCATCAGGATCCGCCATGGCTTCAAAGTCTGGCGGCGTTACCACAGCCAAAGGTGGTAGCAGATCAGCAAGTACTTCCATCAGGACAGCGGGGCAGGGGCTTCCTACAGCTAAACCCCAG ACTAACACCAAGCCCACTGTTATTGACATGTCGTCTGCCGGCTCAACTGTTGTCAACATGACATTTTCTGGGACGAGGGGCAGTCCCGAAATGATGTCCAAG ACGTCACCTGTCTCCACTAGAACGTCTTTCACTGTTGCCACTGGAACAGCGGCGACTACAGCAGCAGCTAACGCTGCCTTGTCAACATCTAAAGGCTCGCCGCAAGACAGGGCCAAG GTGCATGTGGAAGTACGTCCCAAAACAGAAACAATCGGCGCCAAAGAG ACACCCGCCATAGATCCGTTTGACGCCTTGGCTAGTATACTCCCACCTGCTGATCCGGTCACTCCTAAGCAACCCATATTCACCGGCCCCGAGGTCAAAGAG CCTGATGCCACATCCGAGAAGGCTCCCAAATGTGGAGAAAGAGAGGAGACGCTGCCCCCGGGTTACAGATTTGAAAATATG GCTCCACTTCCTGCAGACACCAGACCTAAAGATGTCCCC AAACCACTCAGCACAGACGAGGCCCTGGAGTCCCTCTCGTTTGGTTTCATGACGTCAACTGTTCCAACTGTACCCAAAATGCAGGAG AAAAAAGATAAAGCCGCTGCCTCATCTGCTGCCGCGTGTTACGCTGCGCCATCACTCGCGAAG AAAGTCGACGTCCCTGCGCCTAAAGTAGCAACTCAACCTCCAGCTGATAAAAAAGCCAAGATGGAAGTTGATAACTTCTCGTTGGAATCTTTGATTCCCCCTGACCAATTTGAG AAAACTGTGTGTATGGGTCCTCCAAAACTAATGCAGGCGGAAAAAGCCTCTTCAGACTTTTCGCTGAAGGCTGGACTGGACACAAAGCCCAATGAG GGTGGCTCCATGTCTCAGTCTGCTCTCGGGGCTCTTAGTGACATGTTGCCAACATCGGAACGCAAACCGGAGCCTACACTTAGACCTGAGGACATTGTCTCG GAGAAAAAACACAAAGAGGAAGACGCTGTTCGTGTCGGAGAGAGGGATGATTCCATTGCACCAGAGTACAGGTTCAATGAGGAAGAACTTAAAAAACTTCCTGCTCCGAAACCTGAG CCCACCTTGAACACTAATGAGGCCCTGGACCTCCTGTCTGGAGACCTTATGACCTCCTCCACAGTTCCTACACAG AAAGCTGAAGTCCCTACATTTGCTCCAACCGTCTGTGTGTGTCCTGGTGCACCCGAGCCTCCTATG GCCAGTCCCTTGGCGCTAGATGCACTCAGCGCTCTTAGTGACACTCTACCAGCAGATGCACCAAGACCTGAACCCCCCAAGCTCAGACCTGAAGATATTGTCTCT GAGAAAAAACACAAGGAGGAAGACGCCGTTCTCGTAGGAGAGAGAGAAGACTCGATTGCACCAGAGTACAGGTTCAATGAAGAGGAACTTAAAAAACGTCCTGCTCCGAAACCTGAG CCTTCTTTGAATACCAATGACGCCTTAAGCTTTTTGTCTGGAGACTTCACAAGCTCCTCAGCTGCCCCAGCACAG ACCAAAAAAACGTTAACCGCTCAAGATCTTTTGACTTCAACTAAATCGTCCGGTGTCCACGCACCGGTTCCTCCTACGAGCAGAAAGGCACCCCAG CTGTCAAACTGTCCTCCAATGTTACCACCGCAAGGAAAGCCCAAAACTGATGAG GGTGACTACATGCCTCTGGATGCTCTCGGTGCTCTTAGTGACACATTGCCAGCATCAGAACCAACACCGGAACCCCCCAAACTTAGACCCGAGGACATTGTTTCC GAGGCTAAGCACAAAGAGGAAGAGGCCGTGCGTGTAGGAGAAAGGGAAGACTCCATTGCACCAAAATACAGGTTCAATGAGGAGGAACTCAAAAATCTGCCTGCCCCCAAGCCTCAG CCCAAGATGAATACCAGCGAAGCTCTTGACCTTCTATCTTGCGACTTGACCGCCTCTTCTGCTCCTGCTGTCCAGGCTCCTGTGCTCGCCTCATCTGCTGCTCCTGTGCAT TCCTCTGCAGACTTTGCTCTGAATGCCTTAGCCGAAGACTTTGTTCCATCCTCTGCTGCCCCCAAACTGAAATCTGCTGCTTGTGCCCCCACAGAAACTGCCTCACAG TTTTCAGCAGGAGACGACGGCGCCCTGGATGCTCTATCCAAAACTCTGATAACGGAAATCACTCCTGCCCCTCAGCCAGCCCCTGTTCCTGCCAAAGACCTTGTCAAG GAGAAGAAGGCTGTTGAAGAGAGGCTCATTAAAATGGGAGAGAGAGACGACAGTCTTCCACCAGAGTACAGACCCACCGAGGAGGATCTTAAG aaaatggcCGAAGCTAAGGCCATCGCGGACGCTAAACCAAAAATG TCTATGGACGATAAGACGGCCTTGGACCTGCTGGCCAGCGATTTCAACACGTCGGCCTCATCGTCTGTTGCCGCCGCCACAGAGCTGACACCTCCTGTCCTTGACTCGAAGCCTCTGAAG aaacaaCATGCATCAGAGCCTCCTGCGGACAACCAGCTCTCTGGTCAACTAAGCTCTGACGTCGTAGTGACATCTACAAAGCAAGGAAAGAAGAGCTAG
- the cast gene encoding calpastatin isoform X6, translating into MGQILSWIRGTQETPTLQDVAVDEQSQHRQDTPKPAAQVSTTTPSQLEKASSGSAMASKSGGVTTAKGGSRSASTSIRTAGQGLPTAKPQTNTKPTVIDMSSAGSTVVNMTFSGTRGSPEMMSKTSPVSTRTSFTVATGTAATTAAANAALSTSKGSPQDRAKVHVEVRPKTETIGAKEAPLPADTRPKDVPKPLSTDEALESLSFGFMTSTVPTVPKMQEKKDKAAASSAAACYAAPSLAKKVDVPAPKVATQPPADKKAKMEVDNFSLESLIPPDQFEKTVCMGPPKLMQAEKASSDFSLKAGLDTKPNEGGSMSQSALGALSDMLPTSERKPEPTLRPEDIVSEKKHKEEDAVRVGERDDSIAPEYRFNEEELKKLPAPKPEPTLNTNEALDLLSGDLMTSSTVPTQKAEVPTFAPTVCVCPGAPEPPMASPLALDALSALSDTLPADAPRPEPPKLRPEDIVSEKKHKEEDAVLVGEREDSIAPEYRFNEEELKKRPAPKPEPSLNTNDALSFLSGDFTSSSAAPAQTKKTLTAQDLLTSTKSSGVHAPVPPTSRKAPQLSNCPPMLPPQGKPKTDEGDYMPLDALGALSDTLPASEPTPEPPKLRPEDIVSEAKHKEEEAVRVGEREDSIAPKYRFNEEELKNLPAPKPQPKMNTSEALDLLSCDLTASSAPAVQAPVLASSAAPVHSSADFALNALAEDFVPSSAAPKLKSAACAPTETASQFSAGDDGALDALSKTLITEITPAPQPAPVPAKDLVKEKKAVEERLIKMGERDDSLPPEYRPTEEDLKKMAEAKAIADAKPKMSMDDKTALDLLASDFNTSASSSVAAATELTPPVLDSKPLKSKNKSKSKFKKQHASEPPADNQLSGQLSSDVVVTSTKQGKKS; encoded by the exons AAGGCATCATCAGGATCCGCCATGGCTTCAAAGTCTGGCGGCGTTACCACAGCCAAAGGTGGTAGCAGATCAGCAAGTACTTCCATCAGGACAGCGGGGCAGGGGCTTCCTACAGCTAAACCCCAG ACTAACACCAAGCCCACTGTTATTGACATGTCGTCTGCCGGCTCAACTGTTGTCAACATGACATTTTCTGGGACGAGGGGCAGTCCCGAAATGATGTCCAAG ACGTCACCTGTCTCCACTAGAACGTCTTTCACTGTTGCCACTGGAACAGCGGCGACTACAGCAGCAGCTAACGCTGCCTTGTCAACATCTAAAGGCTCGCCGCAAGACAGGGCCAAG GTGCATGTGGAAGTACGTCCCAAAACAGAAACAATCGGCGCCAAAGAG GCTCCACTTCCTGCAGACACCAGACCTAAAGATGTCCCC AAACCACTCAGCACAGACGAGGCCCTGGAGTCCCTCTCGTTTGGTTTCATGACGTCAACTGTTCCAACTGTACCCAAAATGCAGGAG AAAAAAGATAAAGCCGCTGCCTCATCTGCTGCCGCGTGTTACGCTGCGCCATCACTCGCGAAG AAAGTCGACGTCCCTGCGCCTAAAGTAGCAACTCAACCTCCAGCTGATAAAAAAGCCAAGATGGAAGTTGATAACTTCTCGTTGGAATCTTTGATTCCCCCTGACCAATTTGAG AAAACTGTGTGTATGGGTCCTCCAAAACTAATGCAGGCGGAAAAAGCCTCTTCAGACTTTTCGCTGAAGGCTGGACTGGACACAAAGCCCAATGAG GGTGGCTCCATGTCTCAGTCTGCTCTCGGGGCTCTTAGTGACATGTTGCCAACATCGGAACGCAAACCGGAGCCTACACTTAGACCTGAGGACATTGTCTCG GAGAAAAAACACAAAGAGGAAGACGCTGTTCGTGTCGGAGAGAGGGATGATTCCATTGCACCAGAGTACAGGTTCAATGAGGAAGAACTTAAAAAACTTCCTGCTCCGAAACCTGAG CCCACCTTGAACACTAATGAGGCCCTGGACCTCCTGTCTGGAGACCTTATGACCTCCTCCACAGTTCCTACACAG AAAGCTGAAGTCCCTACATTTGCTCCAACCGTCTGTGTGTGTCCTGGTGCACCCGAGCCTCCTATG GCCAGTCCCTTGGCGCTAGATGCACTCAGCGCTCTTAGTGACACTCTACCAGCAGATGCACCAAGACCTGAACCCCCCAAGCTCAGACCTGAAGATATTGTCTCT GAGAAAAAACACAAGGAGGAAGACGCCGTTCTCGTAGGAGAGAGAGAAGACTCGATTGCACCAGAGTACAGGTTCAATGAAGAGGAACTTAAAAAACGTCCTGCTCCGAAACCTGAG CCTTCTTTGAATACCAATGACGCCTTAAGCTTTTTGTCTGGAGACTTCACAAGCTCCTCAGCTGCCCCAGCACAG ACCAAAAAAACGTTAACCGCTCAAGATCTTTTGACTTCAACTAAATCGTCCGGTGTCCACGCACCGGTTCCTCCTACGAGCAGAAAGGCACCCCAG CTGTCAAACTGTCCTCCAATGTTACCACCGCAAGGAAAGCCCAAAACTGATGAG GGTGACTACATGCCTCTGGATGCTCTCGGTGCTCTTAGTGACACATTGCCAGCATCAGAACCAACACCGGAACCCCCCAAACTTAGACCCGAGGACATTGTTTCC GAGGCTAAGCACAAAGAGGAAGAGGCCGTGCGTGTAGGAGAAAGGGAAGACTCCATTGCACCAAAATACAGGTTCAATGAGGAGGAACTCAAAAATCTGCCTGCCCCCAAGCCTCAG CCCAAGATGAATACCAGCGAAGCTCTTGACCTTCTATCTTGCGACTTGACCGCCTCTTCTGCTCCTGCTGTCCAGGCTCCTGTGCTCGCCTCATCTGCTGCTCCTGTGCAT TCCTCTGCAGACTTTGCTCTGAATGCCTTAGCCGAAGACTTTGTTCCATCCTCTGCTGCCCCCAAACTGAAATCTGCTGCTTGTGCCCCCACAGAAACTGCCTCACAG TTTTCAGCAGGAGACGACGGCGCCCTGGATGCTCTATCCAAAACTCTGATAACGGAAATCACTCCTGCCCCTCAGCCAGCCCCTGTTCCTGCCAAAGACCTTGTCAAG GAGAAGAAGGCTGTTGAAGAGAGGCTCATTAAAATGGGAGAGAGAGACGACAGTCTTCCACCAGAGTACAGACCCACCGAGGAGGATCTTAAG aaaatggcCGAAGCTAAGGCCATCGCGGACGCTAAACCAAAAATG TCTATGGACGATAAGACGGCCTTGGACCTGCTGGCCAGCGATTTCAACACGTCGGCCTCATCGTCTGTTGCCGCCGCCACAGAGCTGACACCTCCTGTCCTTGACTCGAAGCCTCTGAAG AGCAAgaacaagtcaaagtcaaagtttaAA aaacaaCATGCATCAGAGCCTCCTGCGGACAACCAGCTCTCTGGTCAACTAAGCTCTGACGTCGTAGTGACATCTACAAAGCAAGGAAAGAAGAGCTAG
- the cast gene encoding calpastatin isoform X4, giving the protein MGQILSWIRGTQETPTLQDVAVDEQSQHRQDTPKPAAQVSTTTPSQLEKASSGSAMASKSGGVTTAKGGSRSASTSIRTAGQGLPTAKPQTSPVSTRTSFTVATGTAATTAAANAALSTSKGSPQDRAKVHVEVRPKTETIGAKETPAIDPFDALASILPPADPVTPKQPIFTGPEVKEPDATSEKAPKCGEREETLPPGYRFENMAPLPADTRPKDVPKPLSTDEALESLSFGFMTSTVPTVPKMQEKKDKAAASSAAACYAAPSLAKKVDVPAPKVATQPPADKKAKMEVDNFSLESLIPPDQFEKTVCMGPPKLMQAEKASSDFSLKAGLDTKPNEGGSMSQSALGALSDMLPTSERKPEPTLRPEDIVSEKKHKEEDAVRVGERDDSIAPEYRFNEEELKKLPAPKPEPTLNTNEALDLLSGDLMTSSTVPTQKAEVPTFAPTVCVCPGAPEPPMASPLALDALSALSDTLPADAPRPEPPKLRPEDIVSEKKHKEEDAVLVGEREDSIAPEYRFNEEELKKRPAPKPEPSLNTNDALSFLSGDFTSSSAAPAQTKKTLTAQDLLTSTKSSGVHAPVPPTSRKAPQLSNCPPMLPPQGKPKTDEGDYMPLDALGALSDTLPASEPTPEPPKLRPEDIVSEAKHKEEEAVRVGEREDSIAPKYRFNEEELKNLPAPKPQPKMNTSEALDLLSCDLTASSAPAVQAPVLASSAAPVHSSADFALNALAEDFVPSSAAPKLKSAACAPTETASQFSAGDDGALDALSKTLITEITPAPQPAPVPAKDLVKEKKAVEERLIKMGERDDSLPPEYRPTEEDLKKMAEAKAIADAKPKMSMDDKTALDLLASDFNTSASSSVAAATELTPPVLDSKPLKSKNKSKSKFKKQHASEPPADNQLSGQLSSDVVVTSTKQGKKS; this is encoded by the exons AAGGCATCATCAGGATCCGCCATGGCTTCAAAGTCTGGCGGCGTTACCACAGCCAAAGGTGGTAGCAGATCAGCAAGTACTTCCATCAGGACAGCGGGGCAGGGGCTTCCTACAGCTAAACCCCAG ACGTCACCTGTCTCCACTAGAACGTCTTTCACTGTTGCCACTGGAACAGCGGCGACTACAGCAGCAGCTAACGCTGCCTTGTCAACATCTAAAGGCTCGCCGCAAGACAGGGCCAAG GTGCATGTGGAAGTACGTCCCAAAACAGAAACAATCGGCGCCAAAGAG ACACCCGCCATAGATCCGTTTGACGCCTTGGCTAGTATACTCCCACCTGCTGATCCGGTCACTCCTAAGCAACCCATATTCACCGGCCCCGAGGTCAAAGAG CCTGATGCCACATCCGAGAAGGCTCCCAAATGTGGAGAAAGAGAGGAGACGCTGCCCCCGGGTTACAGATTTGAAAATATG GCTCCACTTCCTGCAGACACCAGACCTAAAGATGTCCCC AAACCACTCAGCACAGACGAGGCCCTGGAGTCCCTCTCGTTTGGTTTCATGACGTCAACTGTTCCAACTGTACCCAAAATGCAGGAG AAAAAAGATAAAGCCGCTGCCTCATCTGCTGCCGCGTGTTACGCTGCGCCATCACTCGCGAAG AAAGTCGACGTCCCTGCGCCTAAAGTAGCAACTCAACCTCCAGCTGATAAAAAAGCCAAGATGGAAGTTGATAACTTCTCGTTGGAATCTTTGATTCCCCCTGACCAATTTGAG AAAACTGTGTGTATGGGTCCTCCAAAACTAATGCAGGCGGAAAAAGCCTCTTCAGACTTTTCGCTGAAGGCTGGACTGGACACAAAGCCCAATGAG GGTGGCTCCATGTCTCAGTCTGCTCTCGGGGCTCTTAGTGACATGTTGCCAACATCGGAACGCAAACCGGAGCCTACACTTAGACCTGAGGACATTGTCTCG GAGAAAAAACACAAAGAGGAAGACGCTGTTCGTGTCGGAGAGAGGGATGATTCCATTGCACCAGAGTACAGGTTCAATGAGGAAGAACTTAAAAAACTTCCTGCTCCGAAACCTGAG CCCACCTTGAACACTAATGAGGCCCTGGACCTCCTGTCTGGAGACCTTATGACCTCCTCCACAGTTCCTACACAG AAAGCTGAAGTCCCTACATTTGCTCCAACCGTCTGTGTGTGTCCTGGTGCACCCGAGCCTCCTATG GCCAGTCCCTTGGCGCTAGATGCACTCAGCGCTCTTAGTGACACTCTACCAGCAGATGCACCAAGACCTGAACCCCCCAAGCTCAGACCTGAAGATATTGTCTCT GAGAAAAAACACAAGGAGGAAGACGCCGTTCTCGTAGGAGAGAGAGAAGACTCGATTGCACCAGAGTACAGGTTCAATGAAGAGGAACTTAAAAAACGTCCTGCTCCGAAACCTGAG CCTTCTTTGAATACCAATGACGCCTTAAGCTTTTTGTCTGGAGACTTCACAAGCTCCTCAGCTGCCCCAGCACAG ACCAAAAAAACGTTAACCGCTCAAGATCTTTTGACTTCAACTAAATCGTCCGGTGTCCACGCACCGGTTCCTCCTACGAGCAGAAAGGCACCCCAG CTGTCAAACTGTCCTCCAATGTTACCACCGCAAGGAAAGCCCAAAACTGATGAG GGTGACTACATGCCTCTGGATGCTCTCGGTGCTCTTAGTGACACATTGCCAGCATCAGAACCAACACCGGAACCCCCCAAACTTAGACCCGAGGACATTGTTTCC GAGGCTAAGCACAAAGAGGAAGAGGCCGTGCGTGTAGGAGAAAGGGAAGACTCCATTGCACCAAAATACAGGTTCAATGAGGAGGAACTCAAAAATCTGCCTGCCCCCAAGCCTCAG CCCAAGATGAATACCAGCGAAGCTCTTGACCTTCTATCTTGCGACTTGACCGCCTCTTCTGCTCCTGCTGTCCAGGCTCCTGTGCTCGCCTCATCTGCTGCTCCTGTGCAT TCCTCTGCAGACTTTGCTCTGAATGCCTTAGCCGAAGACTTTGTTCCATCCTCTGCTGCCCCCAAACTGAAATCTGCTGCTTGTGCCCCCACAGAAACTGCCTCACAG TTTTCAGCAGGAGACGACGGCGCCCTGGATGCTCTATCCAAAACTCTGATAACGGAAATCACTCCTGCCCCTCAGCCAGCCCCTGTTCCTGCCAAAGACCTTGTCAAG GAGAAGAAGGCTGTTGAAGAGAGGCTCATTAAAATGGGAGAGAGAGACGACAGTCTTCCACCAGAGTACAGACCCACCGAGGAGGATCTTAAG aaaatggcCGAAGCTAAGGCCATCGCGGACGCTAAACCAAAAATG TCTATGGACGATAAGACGGCCTTGGACCTGCTGGCCAGCGATTTCAACACGTCGGCCTCATCGTCTGTTGCCGCCGCCACAGAGCTGACACCTCCTGTCCTTGACTCGAAGCCTCTGAAG AGCAAgaacaagtcaaagtcaaagtttaAA aaacaaCATGCATCAGAGCCTCCTGCGGACAACCAGCTCTCTGGTCAACTAAGCTCTGACGTCGTAGTGACATCTACAAAGCAAGGAAAGAAGAGCTAG
- the cast gene encoding calpastatin isoform X1: protein MGQILSWIRGTQETPTLQDVAVDEQSQHRQDTPKPAAQVSTTTPSQLEKASSGSAMASKSGGVTTAKGGSRSASTSIRTAGQGLPTAKPQTNTKPTVIDMSSAGSTVVNMTFSGTRGSPEMMSKTSPVSTRTSFTVATGTAATTAAANAALSTSKGSPQDRAKVHVEVRPKTETIGAKETPAIDPFDALASILPPADPVTPKQPIFTGPEVKEPDATSEKAPKCGEREETLPPGYRFENMAPLPADTRPKDVPKPLSTDEALESLSFGFMTSTVPTVPKMQEKKDKAAASSAAACYAAPSLAKKVDVPAPKVATQPPADKKAKMEVDNFSLESLIPPDQFEKTVCMGPPKLMQAEKASSDFSLKAGLDTKPNEGGSMSQSALGALSDMLPTSERKPEPTLRPEDIVSEKKHKEEDAVRVGERDDSIAPEYRFNEEELKKLPAPKPEPTLNTNEALDLLSGDLMTSSTVPTQKAEVPTFAPTVCVCPGAPEPPMASPLALDALSALSDTLPADAPRPEPPKLRPEDIVSEKKHKEEDAVLVGEREDSIAPEYRFNEEELKKRPAPKPEPSLNTNDALSFLSGDFTSSSAAPAQTKKTLTAQDLLTSTKSSGVHAPVPPTSRKAPQLSNCPPMLPPQGKPKTDEGDYMPLDALGALSDTLPASEPTPEPPKLRPEDIVSEAKHKEEEAVRVGEREDSIAPKYRFNEEELKNLPAPKPQPKMNTSEALDLLSCDLTASSAPAVQAPVLASSAAPVHSSADFALNALAEDFVPSSAAPKLKSAACAPTETASQFSAGDDGALDALSKTLITEITPAPQPAPVPAKDLVKEKKAVEERLIKMGERDDSLPPEYRPTEEDLKKMAEAKAIADAKPKMSMDDKTALDLLASDFNTSASSSVAAATELTPPVLDSKPLKSKNKSKSKFKKQHASEPPADNQLSGQLSSDVVVTSTKQGKKS from the exons AAGGCATCATCAGGATCCGCCATGGCTTCAAAGTCTGGCGGCGTTACCACAGCCAAAGGTGGTAGCAGATCAGCAAGTACTTCCATCAGGACAGCGGGGCAGGGGCTTCCTACAGCTAAACCCCAG ACTAACACCAAGCCCACTGTTATTGACATGTCGTCTGCCGGCTCAACTGTTGTCAACATGACATTTTCTGGGACGAGGGGCAGTCCCGAAATGATGTCCAAG ACGTCACCTGTCTCCACTAGAACGTCTTTCACTGTTGCCACTGGAACAGCGGCGACTACAGCAGCAGCTAACGCTGCCTTGTCAACATCTAAAGGCTCGCCGCAAGACAGGGCCAAG GTGCATGTGGAAGTACGTCCCAAAACAGAAACAATCGGCGCCAAAGAG ACACCCGCCATAGATCCGTTTGACGCCTTGGCTAGTATACTCCCACCTGCTGATCCGGTCACTCCTAAGCAACCCATATTCACCGGCCCCGAGGTCAAAGAG CCTGATGCCACATCCGAGAAGGCTCCCAAATGTGGAGAAAGAGAGGAGACGCTGCCCCCGGGTTACAGATTTGAAAATATG GCTCCACTTCCTGCAGACACCAGACCTAAAGATGTCCCC AAACCACTCAGCACAGACGAGGCCCTGGAGTCCCTCTCGTTTGGTTTCATGACGTCAACTGTTCCAACTGTACCCAAAATGCAGGAG AAAAAAGATAAAGCCGCTGCCTCATCTGCTGCCGCGTGTTACGCTGCGCCATCACTCGCGAAG AAAGTCGACGTCCCTGCGCCTAAAGTAGCAACTCAACCTCCAGCTGATAAAAAAGCCAAGATGGAAGTTGATAACTTCTCGTTGGAATCTTTGATTCCCCCTGACCAATTTGAG AAAACTGTGTGTATGGGTCCTCCAAAACTAATGCAGGCGGAAAAAGCCTCTTCAGACTTTTCGCTGAAGGCTGGACTGGACACAAAGCCCAATGAG GGTGGCTCCATGTCTCAGTCTGCTCTCGGGGCTCTTAGTGACATGTTGCCAACATCGGAACGCAAACCGGAGCCTACACTTAGACCTGAGGACATTGTCTCG GAGAAAAAACACAAAGAGGAAGACGCTGTTCGTGTCGGAGAGAGGGATGATTCCATTGCACCAGAGTACAGGTTCAATGAGGAAGAACTTAAAAAACTTCCTGCTCCGAAACCTGAG CCCACCTTGAACACTAATGAGGCCCTGGACCTCCTGTCTGGAGACCTTATGACCTCCTCCACAGTTCCTACACAG AAAGCTGAAGTCCCTACATTTGCTCCAACCGTCTGTGTGTGTCCTGGTGCACCCGAGCCTCCTATG GCCAGTCCCTTGGCGCTAGATGCACTCAGCGCTCTTAGTGACACTCTACCAGCAGATGCACCAAGACCTGAACCCCCCAAGCTCAGACCTGAAGATATTGTCTCT GAGAAAAAACACAAGGAGGAAGACGCCGTTCTCGTAGGAGAGAGAGAAGACTCGATTGCACCAGAGTACAGGTTCAATGAAGAGGAACTTAAAAAACGTCCTGCTCCGAAACCTGAG CCTTCTTTGAATACCAATGACGCCTTAAGCTTTTTGTCTGGAGACTTCACAAGCTCCTCAGCTGCCCCAGCACAG ACCAAAAAAACGTTAACCGCTCAAGATCTTTTGACTTCAACTAAATCGTCCGGTGTCCACGCACCGGTTCCTCCTACGAGCAGAAAGGCACCCCAG CTGTCAAACTGTCCTCCAATGTTACCACCGCAAGGAAAGCCCAAAACTGATGAG GGTGACTACATGCCTCTGGATGCTCTCGGTGCTCTTAGTGACACATTGCCAGCATCAGAACCAACACCGGAACCCCCCAAACTTAGACCCGAGGACATTGTTTCC GAGGCTAAGCACAAAGAGGAAGAGGCCGTGCGTGTAGGAGAAAGGGAAGACTCCATTGCACCAAAATACAGGTTCAATGAGGAGGAACTCAAAAATCTGCCTGCCCCCAAGCCTCAG CCCAAGATGAATACCAGCGAAGCTCTTGACCTTCTATCTTGCGACTTGACCGCCTCTTCTGCTCCTGCTGTCCAGGCTCCTGTGCTCGCCTCATCTGCTGCTCCTGTGCAT TCCTCTGCAGACTTTGCTCTGAATGCCTTAGCCGAAGACTTTGTTCCATCCTCTGCTGCCCCCAAACTGAAATCTGCTGCTTGTGCCCCCACAGAAACTGCCTCACAG TTTTCAGCAGGAGACGACGGCGCCCTGGATGCTCTATCCAAAACTCTGATAACGGAAATCACTCCTGCCCCTCAGCCAGCCCCTGTTCCTGCCAAAGACCTTGTCAAG GAGAAGAAGGCTGTTGAAGAGAGGCTCATTAAAATGGGAGAGAGAGACGACAGTCTTCCACCAGAGTACAGACCCACCGAGGAGGATCTTAAG aaaatggcCGAAGCTAAGGCCATCGCGGACGCTAAACCAAAAATG TCTATGGACGATAAGACGGCCTTGGACCTGCTGGCCAGCGATTTCAACACGTCGGCCTCATCGTCTGTTGCCGCCGCCACAGAGCTGACACCTCCTGTCCTTGACTCGAAGCCTCTGAAG AGCAAgaacaagtcaaagtcaaagtttaAA aaacaaCATGCATCAGAGCCTCCTGCGGACAACCAGCTCTCTGGTCAACTAAGCTCTGACGTCGTAGTGACATCTACAAAGCAAGGAAAGAAGAGCTAG